A single Cottoperca gobio chromosome 3, fCotGob3.1, whole genome shotgun sequence DNA region contains:
- the rab11a gene encoding ras-related protein Rab-11A, translated as MGTRDDEYDYLFKVVLIGDSGVGKSNLLSRFTRNEFNLESKSTIGVEFATRSIQVDGKTVKAQIWDTAGQERYRAITSAYYRGAVGALLVYDIAKHLTYENVERWLKELRDHADSNIVIMLVGNKSDLRHLRAVPTDEARAFAEKNGLSFLETSALDSTNVETAFQTILTEIYRIVSQKQMSERQESDMSPSNNVVNIQVQPTENKPKMQCCQNI; from the exons ATGGGCACTAGAGATGACGAATATGATTATTTGTTCAAAG TGGTCCTTATTGGTGACTCGGGTGTGGGGAAGAGTAACCTGCTGTCCCGTTTCACCCGCAATGAGTTCAACCTGGAGAGTAAGAGCACCATCGGAGTCGAGTTTGCCACGCGCAGCATCCAGGTAGACGGCAAGACGGTGAAGGCTCAGATCTGGGATACAGCCGGCCAGGAGCGCTACCGTGCCATCACATCAGC GTACTACCGTGGGGCGGTGGGGGCTCTCCTGGTCTACGACATTGCAAAGCATCTAACTTATGAAAATGTGGAGCGCTGGCTGAAGGAGCTGAGAGATCACGCTGACAGCAACATTGTCATCATGCTGGTGGGCAACAAGAGCGACCTGCGTCACCTCCGGGCTGTTCCCACCGACGAGGCGCGGGCTTTTGCTG AGAAGAATGGTTTATCTTTCCTGGAGACATCGGCTCTGGACTCCACCAACGTTGAGACGGCCTTCCAGACCATTCTGACAG agATCTACCGTATCGTCTCCCAGAAGCAAATGTCGGAGCGTCAGGAGAGCGACATGTCCCCCAGCAACAACGTGGTCAACATCCAGGTGCAGCCcactgaaaacaaaccaaagatGCAGTGCTGTCAGAACATCTAG